Proteins co-encoded in one Eremothecium sinecaudum strain ATCC 58844 chromosome VI, complete sequence genomic window:
- the TOM1 gene encoding E3 ubiquitin-protein ligase TOM1 (Syntenic homolog of Ashbya gossypii AER304C; Syntenic homolog of Saccharomyces cerevisiae YDR457W (TOM1)), with the protein MVVTLTKLQRLQKEEKSKTFKPLIDGLIQCSEEEFVYKLSKFTEWDCSKDDLYVWIPVLDRMDGILSGLVEKYKYKTDDWKKHPVKLLEMSETDEHLTFEILSFTCRLLNNTSNRYLYSSLDVMSHLLSCPNFRIKLGTMKVIATIGERHVIARHRIESSSVLASQQLKKMCLSLARYPPSATTDDSSQHFSLVDLFFDKRKYPSKWSSLQYTYFITKKQNAQQFSQKQNQVSSTKLFVLSNQELKSLTLQQIFDKAMEELPSEFWFEFSLHATIAKAFSEDSIENIRLRELIIQTKFCAIAFVNAIYIPPQVSSKLFEMDSYAFNNLTDFIPLSETKIPRDLRNDALFALECISLKHVWCSDIVRNLGGNMSHGLLFQILRYIAKVIREDLSDEVDEEYNVRFFYLISNLADVKSLQESLVSAGLISCLLEIISVQNNKYKRTLASAGHLLEDVIGDVDATAEFINNNGFHILIETVTNEVNFALDHPEFGNPPKYSVVYYSISFRQLGFIRSLLKLVLKLLKADSGDRIRNLIDSPILLAFNKILDNRPVFGYTLVSHALDVVQTIINTEPTIYQVLVESGTVPYILNNFEQFLGPTSDLLCMLPEVISAICLNTDGLKQVKEKNLLKYLFQAIKTPEFAKILSWEDQAVNYGVALDELARHYPELKPAIEDYLASTIKEIPSLTNFSHVYLYDSTTNADIFYRSEHEEIIENEPNSSEIAFWEVQDSTPIIDCFSGVFYSMASENVSWANLTEKITFQDFLRVVIPERPTFDYINSQTLLNFTDVLKMFDDERRSYALPELLKALDSKLTEVEDFLSYDFEKSYILERERSEVETTLQKLHVLDVILYIITDIYVNITTLFPVRVIQIMEFFEKHEFQLITKLRKLFQRCALEEMYIRGKLPGSVAEETVSPSISFVPPILIHKDTPLKTEAKQDKTSAKFKNTLEVRHLLQKSQSWISMLFRCFLRLTHARKMNVERYDRALEVRIFNTVVSEIIQMLDLKYLKSHLAYFLVVLDFNTHIFTCPKASLNMSDGVIQTIPAFLFYQEGGFKIYHEMIKILSKNILSFQSIESIEQIHYIKDQDDVLTVSVLMNAMSFMNRCIQLETMENVRSITEYYPYDEISYNVTRALVIPVKILALGAISEIFEQGEVFDKERRRIPYSVFKQILNLLKNIYNSTFEIEDEKDVYELRWDLMPVSHRKVQMLKACGMSNDVAIGYLEEEKDELPIHVKPDVFSEDEWRKYQEEKSSGRWVTDIQPLLPQYKDISTREGLSNMRIDFYQNGFEAGILNIIQHYSKFINAISHMFFEIYGELEFPHTSMLDDLQEIMNGISIEDSNRLAPVIHLFGIFLNDKNIYGQAKKQIFKFVQYLSKCLHAEYVNYSWFSKALYAYEIIFAKSEAPEPSPLPENVTISFTPVPIVYKVTRAEKDAIFNSLIRVNEITDFYSALAICRVLILYTRDEQYAQEVIQSGILSQLLKVIGSNQKYAKINYLESSYLLLARRCFETTEIVSNIIEYEISRAFTTRAIGDHKEKTRDLPGLVSEKASAVMRNPEIFVTRISETARFEQFASPSELESLYVKRHLEEKDEVMDDSQSSEKNNTQMTGIVHLLLSQLMAAHKKDWISEPPLTPEEEKQMNRKRKDEVKVSRNPVCAYMIFLLKVLTELVGSYKQSKFEFVTYNKKNIYNEAPKPKATALNFFLYQLLDINTQDMDKYESKRREVISTCARDVIIGFVSTVQDKETKKLDPKVVDPDMTYIRKFTIEAIAKVLKEASVSPKSIDANVGKLFGWFHLTSSLLVVDKGYLFSVLDPNKAANDKYQICKFLIEMNIPGTITDCMASLDLNYPLTKKLFNSAVEPLNAINEVRSNFADLFKVENNEDEDVDDVESDKEELPDMFKNSALGMYDIEDVEDDHDDENESLIGDDDDIAFVDDDGIQVVFSEDEVLNDESSCDSDGDQNISDNISFETNGNNGTLEVYSGSERGSSAVDGSDIELLSENTGEESYYTQGEDSEGLELYDEEYDSDLDIEMSQSDSSSSDWESGLSDLSDSEAYSEEERTANTRDGFVRWFSDDGVEFEDDSDSEGRGLFTGIQHVFPNEEQLFRVHAGNPLRSNGRHHHRNHATMPFSTSTITLGASQRRPHSILSNPLGPSGLEEVENDIASHYLGSYESGDRTGLNAASRLPRVLLFDGEFFDEKTSTGLVLKSTMARWNDIYEMFYDSKIYTNNVVTTIISRIFEPSVALHLKKQEKERQERLSQIDNTESPKGIEDRKRKLDEIDSDEEHEDQAEDAEDAEDAEDVEEEQENQELVENDVETAADTSSLQPIYVTIEGAPVNIAGTDMDAEFLNALPDDMRSEVFAQHIREYRAQSNEQDSHSRELQPDFLNMIPEFLRQEILGQEESFSRLARANGLHVDERDAEEFSDFEDDVDRNHEEKKKAKRVHFPPLVDKCGIAAIMKAVFIPQPYLAREVYHELFFRLCSSKQNRSDIMNMLILILTEGINDQLSLEKVYAILSNRATSSNSNSSKVTPRQLPPDCTPLIVANQCIEILQSMVDADSKLKYFFITEHESLLINKSPLKSKDIFSKNMKWPINCILTLLEKKIITDEAVLMDLLTRILQVCSKPISSFAKTSNDSKKKKFEVPDIEKKYLKAIVSIIKLDSCNTKVFQQTLNLMTNLFVIKDAHEIFTSELSALAKETIGVLVQDLDVLAKEIPTVQSGTEVNSEIIQKFTVPSSDQSKLLKVLTAIDYIHVNKRKEEDVNAEFLMPLYNKMQLGDIWVSLSNCLTKFEEKPKMSTSATVLLPMIESLMVVCKHSKVRETKEFLKYEAKKCNFAETPVENLFFAFTDLHKKLLNEMIRSNPKLMSGPFSLLVKNPKILDFDNKRYYFNVQIRPTNQDRPKLSISVRREHVFLDSYRSLFFKSNDDIKNSKLEITFKGEAGVDAGGVTREWYQVLSRQMFNPDYALFLPVASDKTTFRPNRTSGINPEHLSFFKFIGMIIGKAISDQCFLDCHFSREVYKNILGKPVSLKDMESLDLDYYKSLIWILENDITDIIDETFSLETDDYGEHKTIELIENGSNVAVTEANKHDYVKKIVEHKLQTSVKEQMDNFLQGFYAIIGKDLISIFDEQELELLISGLPDIDVDDWRNNTTYVNYTSTCKQINYFWRAVRSFDKEERAKLLQFITGTSKVPLNGFKELSGVNGVSKFSIHRDYGSTERLPSSHTCFNQLDLPAYDSYETLRGSLLLAINEGHEGFGIA; encoded by the coding sequence ATGGTGGTGACCTTAACTAAATTACAGAGATTACAGAAAGAGGAGAAATCCAAGACTTTCAAGCCTTTGATTGATGGACTAATTCAGTGTTCTGAAGAAGAATTCGTTTACAAACTATCAAAATTTACAGAATGGGATTGTTCAAAAGATGATCTTTATGTTTGGATCCCCGTTTTAGATCGGATGGATGGTATATTGAGTGGGTTAGTGGAGAAATACAAGTACAAGACAGATGACTGGAAGAAGCATCCAGTCAAATTGCTGGAGATGTCAGAAACAGATGAGCATTTGACGTTTGAGATTTTATCGTTCACGTGCCGTCTATTGAATAATACCTCTAACCGCTACCTATACTCTTCACTTGATGTTATGAGCCATTTGCTGAGCTGCCCTAACTTTAGGATTAAGCTAGGAACGATGAAAGTTATTGCTACTATTGGGGAAAGGCATGTCATTGCTCGGCATAGGATTGAAAGCTCTAGTGTCTTGGCTAGCCaacaattgaagaaaatgtgCTTAAGTCTTGCACGATATCCCCCTTCAGCGACTACTGACGATAGTTCTCAGCATTTTTCGTTGGTAGATCTCTTTTTCGATAAAAGGAAATACCCTTCTAAATGGTCTAGTTTACAATACACATATTTCATCACGAAGAAGCAAAACGCACAGCAGTTTTCTCAGAAGCAAAATCAAGTCTCATCAACTAAGCTTTTCGTTTTATCTAACCAGGAGCTCAAGTCTTTAACTCTACAGCAGATATTTGACAAGGCCATGGAGGAGTTGCCTTCCGAGTTCTGGTTTGAATTTTCGTTACACGCAACAATTGCGAAGGCCTTCAGCGAAGATTCAATTGAGAACATCAGATTAAGGGAGTTAATCATCCAAACAAAGTTCTGCGCAATTGCGTTTGTCAATGCGATTTATATCCCCCCACAAGTCAGCTCTAAGCTGTTTGAAATGGATTCATACGCCTTCAATAACCTAACTGATTTCATTCCATTATCCGAAACAAAAATTCCCAGGGATCTCAGAAATGATGCCTTATTTGCATTAGAGTGTATTTCATTAAAGCACGTATGGTGTTCAGATATCGTTCGGAATTTAGGTGGTAATATGTCTCACGGTCTCTTGTTCCAAATCTTGCGTTACATAGCCAAAGTGATAAGGGAAGATCTTTCAGATGAAGTGGACGAGGAGTACAATGTTAGATTTTTTTACCTGATTTCCAATTTAGCAGATGTTAAGTCGTTACAAGAGTCCTTGGTATCTGCTGGATTAATATCCTGTTTACTGGAGATTATATCTGTTCAAAATAACAAGTACAAACGAACGCTAGCTTCTGCAGGACACCTTCTAGAAGATGTCATTGGCGATGTCGATGCTACCGCCGAATTTATCAACAATAATGGTTTCCATATATTGATTGAGACAGTTACCAATGAGGTTAACTTTGCATTGGACCACCCCGAATTCGGTAACCCACCGAAATATTCTGTGGTTTATTACTCGATATCATTTAGGCAACTTGGGTTCATCAGAAGCTTATTAAAATTAGTGTTGAAACTCCTAAAAGCTGATTCAGGCGATAGGATTAGGAACCTCATTGATTCTCCAATATTATTGGCGTTTAACAAAATCCTGGACAATAGACCTGTTTTTGGATATACGCTAGTTTCCCACGCATTGGACGTAGTCCAAACCATAATAAATACTGAACCTACCATCTATCAAGTCCTAGTTGAGTCGGGTACTGTTCCATACATATTGAACAATTTCGAACAATTCTTGGGTCCTACCAGTGATTTGCTGTGTATGTTACCTGAGGTTATCTCTGCCATATGCTTGAATACTGATGGCTTAAAGCAAGTGAAGGAGAAGAATTTGCTAAAATATCTATTCCAAGCCATAAAAACTCCAGAGTTTGCTAAAATTTTATCATGGGAAGATCAAGCAGTGAATTATGGTGTTGCGCTTGATGAACTGGCAAGACACTACCCTGAACTAAAACCTGCCATTGAGGACTACTTGGCATCTACGATAAAAGAAATACCGTCACTTACGAACTTTTCTCATGTGTACTTATACGATTCCACTACAAATGCAGATATATTCTACCGATCTGAACATGAGGAGATTATTGAAAACGAACCTAATTCCAGTGAAATTGCATTTTGGGAGGTGCAGGATTCTACTCCTATAATTGACTGTTTTTCAGGTGTTTTCTACTCTATGGCATCAGAAAATGTCTCTTGGGCAAATCTAACGGAGAAGATTACATTCCAGGATTTCTTACGCGTTGTCATTCCTGAAAGGCCTACTTTCGATTATATCAACTCTCAAACGCTCCTGAATTTTACCGATGTTCTGAAAATGTTTGACGACGAGCGTCGTTCTTATGCACTACCAGAATTATTGAAGGCATTAGATTCAAAATTAACTGAGGTTGAGGATTTTCTTTCGTATGATTTTGAGAAGTCATATATTTTGGAAAGGGAAAGATCTGAGGTAGAAACTACCCTTCAGAAACTGCATGTTCTGGATGTTATACTTTACATCATCACTGATATATATGTCAACATTACTACCTTATTCCCAGTTAGAGTTATCCAAATTATGGAGTTCTTCGAAAAGCATGAATTTCAACTAATCACAAAATTGCGGAAATTGTTTCAAAGATGTGCACTTGAAGAAATGTACATCAGGGGCAAATTACCTGGTTCGGTTGCAGAGGAGACTGTGTCTCCATCAATTAGTTTTGTTCCACCAATTTTAATACATAAAGACACACCTCTTAAAACGGAGGCTAAGCAAGACAAGACTTCTGCAAAATTCAAAAACACATTGGAGGTAAGGCATCTTTTACAAAAATCTCAATCCTGGATCTCTATGTTATTCCGTTGCTTCCTACGCTTAACACATGCCAGGAAAATGAATGTTGAGCGATATGATCGTGCTCTTGAAGTACGCATATTCAATACGGTTGTTTCGGAGATCATTCAAATGTTGGACTTGAAGTACTTAAAATCTCATTTGGCCTATTTCTTAGTCGTTCTCGATTTCAATACGCATATTTTTACCTGTCCTAAGGCTTCTTTGAACATGTCAGATGGTGTAATACAGACGATTCCCGCATTCCTTTTCTATCAGGAAGGCGGTTTTAAAATATACCATGAAATGATTAAAATACTGTCCAAGAACATTTTGAGTTTTCAAAGCATAGAGTCAATAGAGCAAATTCATTATATTAAAGACCAAGATGATGTTTTAACAGTTAGTGTATTGATGAACGCCATGTCATTTATGAACAGGTGTATACAGCTGGAAACTATGGAAAATGTCCGTTCTATTACTGAATATTATCCATATGATGAAATTTCATACAATGTAACTCGTGCATTGGTCATTCCTGTCAAAATTCTGGCCTTAGGCGCTATATCAGAGATATTTGAGCAAGGAGAAGTGTTCGACAAGGAGAGGAGAAGAATCCCTTATTCTGTTTTCAAACAAATACTGAATTTATTGAAAAATATCTACAATAGTACTTTTGAAatagaagatgaaaagGATGTCTATGAATTACGTTGGGACCTGATGCCTGTATCTCATAGAAAGGTGCAGATGCTAAAGGCTTGTGGCATGTCAAATGATGTAGCAATAGGGtatttggaagaagaaaaggaTGAGCTTCCAATCCATGTAAAGCCGGACGTTTTTTCAGAAGATGAATGGAGAAAATACCAAGAGGAAAAGAGTAGCGGAAGATGGGTAACAGATATACAACCCCTGCTTCCACAGTACAAAGATATCTCAACAAGAGAGGGATTGTCGAATATGAGAATCGACTTTTACCAAAACGGGTTTGAGGCTGGTATTTTGAATATCATACAGCATTATTCCAAATTCATCAATGCAATTTCTCATATGTTTTTTGAAATTTACGGAGAGCTAGAGTTTCCTCACACTAGTATGTTGGATGATCTTCAGGAGATAATGAACGGTATTTCTATTGAGGATTCCAATAGGCTGGCGCCTGTTATTCATTTATTTGGTATATTCTTGAATGATAAAAATATATATGGCCAAGCAAAGAAGCAAATTTTCAAATTTGTGCAGTATCTCTCCAAGTGCCTACATGCAGAATATGTCAATTACAGTTGGTTTTCAAAAGCTCTTTACGCTTACGAGATCATTTTTGCCAAATCCGAAGCACCAGAACCATCCCCATTGCCTGAAAATGTAACAATTTCTTTTACACCTGTGCCAATTGTTTACAAGGTTACTCGTGCGGAAAAAGATGCTATCTTCAATTCTTTGATTCGTGTTAATGAAATAACCGACTTCTATTCTGCACTTGCCATATGCAGAGTCTTGATTCTGTATACACGCGATGAACAATATGCTCAAGAAGTTATCCAATCTGGAATTTTATCACAACTTTTAAAGGTTATCGGCAGCAACCAGAAGTATGCTAAAATAAATTATTTGGAATCTTCTTACTTGTTACTTGCTCGGAGATGTTTTGAGACTACCGAGATTGTCTCCAACATAATTGAATATGAAATATCAAGAGCATTCACTACTAGAGCGATTGGTGATCATAAAGAAAAAACTAGAGACCTTCCCGGATTGGTTTCAGAAAAGGCTAGCGCAGTAATGAGAAATCCAGAAATTTTTGTGACTCGAATTTCAGAAACTGCAAGGTTTGAGCAATTTGCTTCTCCTTCTGAATTAGAATCTCTTTATGTTAAAAGACATTTGGAAGAGAAAGATGAAGTAATGGACGATTCGCAATCTTCTGAGAAGAATAACACACAGATGACCGGAATTGTTCATTTACTGTTATCACAATTAATGGCAGCTCATAAAAAAGATTGGATTTCCGAGCCACCGTTAACTCCtgaggaagaaaagcaGATGAACAGGAAGAGGAAAGACGAAGTTAAGGTTTCTAGGAATCCTGTTTGTGCATATATGATTTTCCTTCTCAAAGTGTTAACAGAATTGGTTGGTAGTTACAAGCAGAGCAAATTTGAGTTCGTGACTTACAATAAGAAAAACATTTACAATGAGGCCCCAAAGCCAAAGGCCACTGCtttgaatttcttcttGTATCAGTTATTGGATATTAATACTCAGGATATGGATAAATATGAGAGCAAGAGAAGAGAGGTTATTAGCACTTGTGCTAGGGATGTAATCATCGGCTTTGTCTCCACTGTGCAAGATAAAGAAACTAAGAAGTTGGATCCAAAAGTGGTCGATCCCGATATGACTTACATCAGAAAGTTCACAATCGAGGCTATTGCCAAGGTCTTAAAGGAGGCGAGTGTATCGCCAAAAAGTATCGATGCTAATGTCGGAAAACTCTTTGGGTGGTTCCACTTGACTTCTTCTTTGTTGGTAGTTGACAAAGGTTACTTATTTTCAGTTCTAGACCCTAACAAAGCTGCCAATGACAAGTACCAAATTTGCAAATTTTTGATTGAAATGAATATACCCGGAACCATTACTGACTGTATGGCTTCTTTAGATTTAAACTATCCATTAACCAAGAAGTTATTCAATAGCGCGGTAGAACCTTTAAATGCAATCAATGAAGTAAGAAGTAACTTCGCTgatcttttcaaagttgagaataatgaagatgaagatgttgaTGACGTGGAGTCTGACAAGGAAGAACTACCTGATATGTTTAAAAATTCTGCACTAGGAATGTACgatattgaagatgttgaagacgaccatgatgatgaaaatgaatCTCTCATtggtgatgatgatgatattgCTTTTGTTGATGACGACGGTATCCAAGTTGTCTTCAGTGAAGACGAAGTTCTAAACGATGAGAGTTCATGTGACAGTGACGGTGATCAAAATATTTCGGATAATATTAGTTTTGAGACCAATGGGAATAATGGTACCTTGGAAGTCTACTCGGGATCAGAAAGAGGAAGTTCAGCAGTGGATGGCAGTGATATTGAACTGTTGAGTGAAAATACTGGCGAAGAAAGTTACTATACACAGGGCGAGGATTCAGAAGGTTTGGAATTGTATGATGAAGAATATGATTCTGATCTTGATATTGAAATGAGTCAGTCTGATTCGAGTTCTTCAGATTGGGAATCTGGCCTTTCAGACCTTTCAGACTCAGAGGCGTATTCAGAGGAAGAACGTACTGCTAATACTCGTGACGGTTTTGTTAGATGGTTCAGTGATGATGGTGTGGAATTTGAAGATGATTCGGATAGCGAAGGGAGAGGCTTATTTACTGGCATTCAACATGTATTTCCAAATGAAGAACAGCTGTTCAGAGTCCATGCTGGAAATCCTCTCCGTTCAAACGGCAGACATCATCATCGTAATCACGCAACTATGCCTTTCTCAACGTCTACTATTACCCTTGGAGCTTCACAACGAAGACCTCATAGTATTCTATCAAATCCTTTGGGACCATCTGGGCTTGAAGAAGTCGAAAATGATATTGCCTCTCATTATTTAGGATCATACGAATCAGGAGATAGAACTGGTCTGAATGCAGCTTCGAGATTGCCAAGGGTGTTGCTATTTGACGGTGAATTCTTCGATGAAAAAACCTCAACTGGGCTTGTTTTGAAATCTACGATGGCAAGGTGGAACGACATTTATGAGATGTTCTACGACTCGAAAATTTACACTAACAATGTTGTAACAACAATTATTTCTAGGATATTCGAGCCTAGTGTCGCACTACACTTGAAAAAGCAAGAGAAGGAAAGACAAGAGAGACTATCTCAAATTGATAATACCGAATCGCCAAAGGGTATAGAAGATAGGAAGCGTAAGTTAGATGAAATTGATTCAGATGAAGAACATGAAGACCAAGCTGAAGATGCTGAAGACGCTGAAGACGCGGAAGATGTCGAAGAGGAACAAGAAAACCAGGAGCTAGTTGAAAATGACGTCGAAACAGCAGCAGACACATCTTCACTACAACCAATATACGTTACAATAGAAGGTGCACCGGTTAATATTGCTGGAACGGATATGGATGCTGAATTTTTGAATGCTTTACCTGATGATATGAGATCTGAAGTCTTTGCGCAACATATCAGGGAATATAGAGCACAGTCTAATGAACAGGATTCTCACTCTCGAGAGTTACAGCCAGACTTTTTGAACATGATTCCTGAATTCCTTCGTCAAGAGATTCTTGGACAAGAAGAGTCTTTCTCAAGGTTGGCAAGAGCAAATGGCTTACATGTTGATGAGCGTGATGCTGAAGAATTTAGCGATTTTGAGGATGATGTTGATCGGAATCACGAAGAAAAAAAGAAGGCGAAAAGAGTTCACTTTCCACCGTTAGTAGACAAGTGTGGTATTGCTGCTATAATGAAAGCAGTATTTATTCCACAACCCTACCTAGCACGTGAGGTTTATCATGAATTATTTTTCCGTCTGTGTTCCAGCAAGCAGAATAGGAGTGACATAATGAACATGTTGATACTAATTTTAACTGAAGGTATCAATGACCAACTTTCATTGGAAAAGGTCTATGCCATATTATCGAATAGAGCCACATCTAGTAATAGTAATTCTTCTAAAGTTACTCCACGTCAACTGCCTCCCGATTGTACCCCGTTGATTGTTGCTAATCAATGTATTGAGATATTACAGAGTATGGTAGACGCAGATTCCAAGTTGAAGTATTTCTTTATAACGGAACATGAGAGCTTATTAATCAACAAATCTCCCTTGAAGAGTAAGGATATATTTTCCAAAAATATGAAATGGCCAATTAATTGTATTTTGACATTACTCGAGAAGAAGATTATCACTGATGAAGCTGTTTTAATGGATTTGTTAACCAGAATATTGCAAGTTTGTTCAAAACCTATTTCCAGTTTTGCGAAAACCTCTAACGATAgcaaaaagaagaagtttgaGGTTCCCGATATCGAGAAGAAATATTTAAAGGCTATTGTCTCTATTATCAAATTGGATTCTTGTAACACAAAGGTTTTTCAACAGACCTTGAATCTAATGACAAATTTGTTTGTCATAAAGGATGCCCACGAAATTTTTACTAGTGAGCTATCAGCATTAGCAAAAGAGACTATCGGGGTTCTAGTTCAAGATTTAGATGTATTGGCGAAAGAAATTCCTACAGTACAAAGTGGCACTGAGGTGAATTCAGAGATTATTCAAAAATTCACTGTACCAAGTTCTGACCAGTCGAAGTTATTAAAAGTTCTAACTGCTATTGACTATATTCATGTCAATAAACGTAAAGAGGAAGATGTCAATGCTGAATTCCTGATGCCATTGTACAACAAAATGCAGTTAGGCGACATTTGGGTTTCTTTAAGTAACTGTTTGACGAAATTCGAAGAGAAGCCTAAGATGTCAACTTCTGCTACAGTACTATTACCAATGATAGAATCGTTAATGGTTGTCTGTAAACACAGTAAAGTAAGGGAGACTAAAGAGTTCCTAAAGTATGAGGCCAAAAAATGTAACTTTGCTGAAACACCTGTGGAGAACTTATTTTTTGCGTTTACGGACCTTCATAAGAAGTTGCTAAATGAAATGATTCGCTCTAATCCAAAACTTATGAGTGGCCCATTTTCACTTTTGGTGAAAAATCCAAAGATTCTAGACTTCGACAATAAAAGGTACTATTTCAACGTTCAGATTCGCCCTACTAACCAAGATCGCCCCAAGCTGTCAATTTCAGTTCGTAGAGAGCACGTGTTTCTGGATTCTTATAGATCATTGTTTTTCAAATCTAACGATGACATCAAGAACTCCAAATTGGAAATCACATTTAAGGGAGAAGCCGGTGTTGATGCAGGTGGTGTGACAAGAGAGTGGTATCAGGTTTTATCAAGACAAATGTTTAACCCTGATTATGCCCTTTTCTTACCCGTTGCATCTGACAAAACAACTTTTAGACCTAACCGAACTTCCGGTATTAACCCTGAGCACTTATCCTTTTTCAAATTTATTGGAATGATAATTGGAAAGGCCATTAGTGATCAATGTTTCCTGGACTGTCACTTTAGTCGTGAAGTTTACAAGAACATTTTGGGCAAACCTGTGTCTCTTAAGGATATGGAATCACTAGATCTGGACTATTATAAGTCATTGATTTGGATTTTGGAAAATGACATAACTGATATAATTGATGAAACATTCTCATTGGAAACTGATGACTATGGTGAACATAAAACTATTGAGTTGATCGAAAATGGTTCTAATGTTGCCGTTACAGAGGCCAACAAACACGATTATGTGAAGAAAATTGTGGAACACAAGCTTCAAACCTCTGTTAAAGAACAAATGGATAACTTTTTACAGGGATTTTACGCTATTATTGGCAAAGACTTGATTTCCATATTTGATGAACAAGAACTTGAACTGTTGATTAGTGGATTGCCAGATATTGATGTCGACGACTGGAGGAATAATACGACTTATGTCAACTACACGAGCACTTGTAAACAAATTAACTATTTTTGGAGAGCTGTTCGTTCATTTGACAAAGAAGAGCGCGCGAAGTTACTGCAATTTATTACTGGAACCAGTAAAGTGCCATTAAATGGTTTTAAGGAACTCAGTGGTGTTAACGGAGTTAGCAAATTTTCTATTCATAGAGATTATGGCTCAACTGAAAGGTTGCCTTCATCTCATACATGCTTTAACCAATTAGACTTACCTGCATACGACTCATATGAGACTTTAAGAGGCTCATTATTGTTGGCCATTAATGAAGGTCACGAAGGTTTTGGAATTGCATAG
- the RAD52 gene encoding recombinase RAD52 (Syntenic homolog of Ashbya gossypii AER306C; Syntenic homolog of Saccharomyces cerevisiae YML032C (RAD52)), whose protein sequence is MAEKRQGPLVNSDDIQAKLDKRLGPEYISKRVGHGSTRVAYIEGWKAINLANQIFGYNGWSSEVKNVTIDFMDEKQGRFTVGCTAIVRVTLSDGSYREDIGYGTVDNERRKPAAFERAKKSAVTDALKRSLRGFGNALGNCLYDKDFLSRIDKVKFEPPDFDEDNLFRVTDELSEVTRSNTVPEHYEGPIVKKRSILHPAESDTPALPNDKQRDARVSGNIMATRLRPASSELQHTVAENDQEDLLDDSFMFSDELQDDDLINIGHAKNASNAAKNPAVQFTPDIAARNNVPVAFVTAKAAPSLQNKKPVPTGQIFNPKFQAQSIKHTVDQSTSTHVKLSILREKGIDQSRDAIYAKFAPKGKIIDNPDTPTTPLAESNNGTVANKATPLPSNQQENITNNSSATKSSLTEAPNSPYVTAAQLAKMPTQIQRREVGRPKVNHPNLRKPSIP, encoded by the coding sequence ATGGCAGAAAAGAGACAGGGGCCACTTGTGAATTCAGATGATATTCAAGCGAAACTAGATAAGCGTTTGGGTCCTGAGTATATTTCAAAAAGGGTTGGACATGGATCGACAAGAGTGGCGTACATCGAAGGTTGGAAGGCCATTAATCTCGCCAATCAGATTTTTGGCTACAATGGTTGGTCCAGTGAGGTGAAAAATGTAACTATAGATTTTATGGACGAGAAACAGGGCAGATTCACCGTCGGTTGCACAGCGATTGTTCGGGTTACACTATCTGATGGATCATATAGAGAGGATATTGGTTACGGAACTGTTGATAACGAGCGCCGAAAGCCAGCAGCATTTGAAAGAGCTAAGAAATCTGCTGTTACTGATGCCTTGAAAAGGAGTCTTAGAGGATTTGGTAATGCATTAGGAAACTGTCTGTATGATAAAGATTTCCTATCAAGGATAGACAAGGTCAAATTTGAGCCACCTGATTTCGATGAGGACAATCTTTTCAGAGTTACAGACGAGCTCAGCGAGGTGACAAGATCTAACACGGTACCGGAGCATTATGAGGGCCCGATTGTTAAGAAACGCAGCATTTTACATCCCGCAGAATCTGACACCCCAGCGCTGCCAAATGACAAGCAGCGTGATGCACGCGTTTCTGGAAACATCATGGCGACCAGGTTACGCCCAGCAAGTTCGGAGCTACAGCATACTGTCGCTGAGAACGATCAAGAAGATCTTCTTGACGATTCTTTTATGTTCAGCGATGAATTGCAGGACGACGACCTAATCAACATCGGCCACGCTAAGAACGCTTCTAATGCCGCCAAGAATCCCGCTGTTCAGTTTACACCAGATATAGCAGCAAGAAATAACGTTCCTGTTGCGTTTGTTACTGCCAAGGCGGCTCCAAGCTTGCAGAATAAAAAACCAGTACCAACAGGCCAGATTTTTAATCCGAAGTTTCAAGCGCAATCAATAAAGCACACTGTTGACCAGTCCACATCTACGCACGTCAAGCTCAGCATACTAAGAGAAAAGGGCATCGATCAATCCCGAGACGCTATCTACGCTAAGTTCGCTCCAAAAGGTAAGATAATAGATAACCCAGATACCCCCACTACTCCCCTCGCTGAATCGAACAACGGTACCGTAGCAAATAAAGCAACGCCGTTGCCTTCCAATCAACAAGAGAACATTACTAACAATTCTAGCGCAACAAAATCCTCATTGACCGAGGCGCCTAATTCGCCGTACGTCACAGCGGCCCAATTGGCAAAAATGCCAACTCAAATACAGCGAAGAGAAGTAGGTAGGCCTAAAGTAAACCATCCGAATTTGCGGAAGCCATCAATACCCTAA